A window of the Lodderomyces beijingensis strain CBS 14171 genome assembly, chromosome: 7 genome harbors these coding sequences:
- a CDS encoding mitochondrial 37S ribosomal protein uS14m: MPFRFPLKFEIPKHVHINARVLRDQHKRLQFAEHEVTRNALKYIARNEELPTRVRVEAQLQLTSMPKYTCPVQIKDRCVATGNSKSLIRDFKLNRTAFRDRARAGQIPGVHPASW; encoded by the coding sequence ATGCCGTTCAGATTCCCCTTGAAGTTTGAGATTCCAAAACACGTGCACATCAACGCCAGAGTGTTACGAGACCAGCACAAGAGATTGCAGTTTGCCGAGCACGAAGTGACGAGAAACGCCTTGAAATACATTGCAAGAAACGAGGAATTGCCCACTAGGGTCCGCGTCGAAGcgcagttgcagttgaccAGTATGCCCAAATATACATGCCCCGTGCAGATCAAAGATCGTTGCGTGGCTACGGGGAACTCCAAGTCGCTAATCCGcgatttcaagttgaacagAACTGCATTCCGGGACCGTGCTAGGGCCGGTCAGATCCCCGGTGTCCACCCTGCTTCTTGGTAA
- a CDS encoding mitochondrial 37S ribosomal protein uS7m has protein sequence MSLIRTCLLRRQLLRCPRVINSPRLSHARVIRLNSTSASDPTPSQSEPTSSAQEQQKQSVPNSNAKESRLSSKSKLNSGGGSPQAGSLLAEIYPLNKQEITEQDLDKWIDAVKNLNGGKAKHETAEEIYLGQLIQPEPYLRRKFEPTREQLEETYAYANKQIPLRLDPTVQNFINLIMRHGRKAQARKYVSRAFYIVQMKLRKDPIEVLKETLDKLGPLVKTRTMSTGVAKKKVVPVPLNERQRNRYAITWILEASKNRKSNDFSVRLAEELINAYQGKSSGFEKKAQMHKQATQQRAYIQL, from the coding sequence ATGTCGCTTATAAGAACTTGCTTGTTGAGGCGACAGCTATTGAGGTGCCCTAGAGTGATTAACTCACCCAGGCTCTCCCATGCCAGAGTGATAAGGCTCAACAGCACCAGTGCATCCGATCCTACCCCATCTCAATCGGAGCCCACCAGCAGCGCCCAAGAGCAACAAAAACAGTCTGTTCCAAACTCAAACGCAAAGGAACTGAGATTGAGCTCCAAGTCCAAACtaaactctggtggtggctcACCTCAAGCTGGATCGCTTTTGGCGGAGATTTACCCCTTGAACAAGCAAGAAATCACCGAACAGGACTTGGACAAATGGATCGACGCCGTCAAGAACCTAAACGGAGGCAAAGCCAAACACGAAACCGCGGAAGAGATATACTTGGGCCAATTAATTCAACCGGAGCCCTACTTGCGTCGGAAATTTGAGCCCACCAGAGAACAACTCGAAGAAACGTACGCCTACGCAAACAAACAAATTCCCTTACGTTTGGACCCCACCGTGCaaaatttcatcaatttgaTAATGAGACACGGCCGCAAGGCGCAAGCCAGGAAGTACGTGAGTCGCGCCTTCTATATAGTGCAGATGAAGTTGAGAAAGGACCCCATTGAGGTCTTGAAGGAgaccttggacaagttgggcCCCTTGGTCAAGACCAGGACCATGTCGACAGGGGTAGCTAAGAAGAAAGTGGTGCCGGTGCCATTGAACGAGAGACAGCGCAACAGATACGCCATCACGTGGATTTTGGAAGCTTCCAAAAACCGCAAATCGAATGACTTCAGCGTGAGGTTGGCtgaggagttgatcaaTGCGTACCAGGGGAAATCTTCGGGCTTTGAGAAGAAGGCCCAGATGCACAAGCAGGCCACTCAACAGAGAGCCTATATCCAGCTCTAA
- a CDS encoding 40S ribosomal protein uS7 yields MSDVEEQFEEQPQEVVVEELQVVNLATPIPLDVQEAQREVKLFNKWSFEDVEINDVSLVDYIQVRSPVFVPHTAGKYATKRFRKAQCPIIERLTNSLMMNGRNNGKKLKAVRIVKHALEIIYVLTEQNPIQVVVDAIINSGAREDSTRIGSSGTVRRQAVDVSPLRRVNQAIALITIGAREASFRNIKTIAECLAEELINAAKGSSTSYAIKKKDELERVAKSNR; encoded by the coding sequence ATGTCTGACGTTGAAGAACAATTCGAAGAACAACCTCAAGAAGTTGTCGTTGAAGAATTACAAGttgtcaacttggcaaCCCCCATCCCTTTGGATGTTCAAGAAGCACAACGTGAAGTCAAATTATTCAACAAGTGGTCTTTTGAAGATGTTGAAATCAACGATGTTTCCTTAGTCGACTACATCCAAGTCAGATCCCCCGTGTTTGTTCCTCACACCGCCGGTAAATACGCCACCAAGAGATTCAGAAAGGCTCAATGCCCAATCATTGAAAGATTGACCAACTCGTTAATGATGAACGGTAGAAACAATGGTAAGAAATTGAAGGCCGTTAGAATTGTCAAGCACGCTTTGGAAATCATCTACGTCTTGACTGAACAAAACCCAATCCaagtggttgttgatgccaTCATCAACTCGGGTGCTAGAGAAGACTCCACCAGAATTGGTTCTTCGGGTACCGTGAGAAGACAAGCTGTTGATGTTTCTCCTTTGAGAAGAGTCAACCAGGCCATTGCCTTGATCACCATTGGTGCTAGAGAAGCTTCTTTCAGAAACATCAAGACCATTGCTGAATGTTTGGCTGAAGAGTTGATCAATGCTGCCAAGGgttcttctacttcttacgctatcaagaagaaggatgAGTTGGAGAGAGTTGCCAAATCTAATCGTTAA